The following proteins are co-located in the Bacillota bacterium genome:
- a CDS encoding transcriptional regulator — MNENTREIHPTLQMLIPVAEGLAKTFGSNCEVVIHDLRIPEASLIYVAGTVTGRQIGAPVTNIVLENIKKFGSQCKDIIGYKNITKEGRILKSSTIFARDADGNIIGCLCINYDVTELLIHKNHLEQFISFGDHRDSNHASGELFASDVSEVLESMIDQVISKMGKPIPGMQKDDKIKVVLELDDKGVFLIKGAIDKVAAMLGVSRYTIYNYLEEGRSNRQIL; from the coding sequence ATGAATGAAAATACTAGAGAAATTCATCCTACGCTACAAATGCTCATCCCGGTTGCGGAGGGCCTTGCAAAAACTTTTGGCAGTAATTGTGAAGTAGTGATTCATGACTTGCGTATACCTGAAGCATCCCTGATTTACGTTGCAGGCACTGTTACAGGACGACAAATCGGCGCACCAGTCACGAACATTGTATTGGAAAACATTAAAAAATTTGGAAGTCAATGTAAAGACATCATTGGATATAAGAATATTACTAAAGAAGGACGCATTTTAAAATCCTCAACAATTTTCGCCAGAGATGCTGACGGAAATATAATTGGATGCTTATGCATTAATTATGATGTTACTGAATTACTAATTCACAAGAACCATCTGGAACAATTTATTTCTTTTGGTGACCACCGCGATTCCAATCATGCAAGTGGAGAGTTATTTGCCTCAGACGTATCTGAAGTTTTGGAAAGTATGATTGATCAAGTAATTAGCAAGATGGGAAAGCCCATACCGGGAATGCAAAAGGACGACAAAATTAAGGTTGTTTTGGAATTAGATGATAAAGGTGTTTTTTTAATTAAAGGGGCAATAGATAAAGTCGCTGCTATGCTGGGTGTTTCCCGGTATACAATATATAACTACCTTGAGGAAGGCCGGTCAAACCGGCAAATATTATAA
- a CDS encoding RidA family protein, which translates to MEKTLLKTDKAPEAIGPYSQAVKVGNLMFISGQLPLNPIDGKIVDGGVQEQTKQCVTNLKAICEAAGATLGDVVKTTIFVTDMTQFAKVNETYGEFFETDAPARACVEVSCLPKDALIEIEAVVYIN; encoded by the coding sequence ATGGAAAAAACACTTTTAAAGACAGATAAAGCTCCTGAGGCCATTGGCCCCTATTCGCAGGCGGTAAAGGTGGGAAATCTGATGTTTATATCAGGCCAACTTCCACTTAATCCTATTGACGGAAAGATTGTGGACGGCGGCGTTCAGGAACAAACAAAACAATGTGTCACCAACCTTAAAGCAATATGTGAGGCGGCAGGGGCTACCCTCGGCGATGTAGTCAAAACTACAATTTTCGTTACCGACATGACACAATTTGCAAAGGTTAACGAGACCTATGGGGAGTTTTTTGAAACCGATGCTCCTGCCCGGGCATGTGTAGAAGTATCATGCCTCCCCAAAGATGCATTAATAGAAATCGAAGCTGTAGTATATATCAACTAA
- a CDS encoding threonine synthase, translating to MSFVTHLECAKCGKNYSSEEVQQLCECGGPLVVRYDLEAVKNTLKKEDLKEREPSLWRYWELLPLKDKKNMVSLGEGMTPVIKMDVAGPEIGLNDLYLKDEGIIPSGTFKSRGATVGVSKAKELGIKTLAMPTNGNAGASWATYGARAGLKSVIVMPEDAPEITRNECAITGADLFLVNGLISDAGKIVARAVKNYGWFDVSTLKEPYRIEGKKTMGLEIAEQFNWEVPDVILYPTGGGVGIIGIYKALKELQAMGWIGEKMPRLVAVQATGCAPIVQAWKEKKTESEFWQDANTCAFGITVPKALGDFMVLDAVYKTDGCAIAIADDQILQAQAELAAKEGAFVCPEGASLYSAAKKLKEEGWLKTEEKVVLLNTGTGLKYPETVNVKVPVLQPDEDIPQN from the coding sequence GTGAGTTTCGTTACACATTTGGAATGCGCAAAATGCGGTAAGAATTACAGCAGCGAAGAAGTTCAACAGCTTTGTGAGTGCGGTGGTCCCTTAGTAGTTCGCTATGACCTGGAGGCTGTTAAGAACACTCTTAAAAAGGAAGATTTAAAAGAACGGGAGCCAAGTCTCTGGCGCTATTGGGAACTGCTTCCTTTAAAAGACAAAAAGAACATGGTATCTCTCGGCGAAGGTATGACGCCGGTAATTAAAATGGATGTTGCGGGCCCCGAAATAGGGCTAAATGACTTATACCTCAAGGATGAAGGAATTATCCCTTCCGGTACCTTTAAATCCAGGGGTGCAACTGTAGGGGTGTCCAAAGCTAAAGAGCTTGGCATTAAAACCCTTGCCATGCCTACCAATGGTAATGCCGGTGCATCCTGGGCGACGTATGGTGCCAGGGCGGGCCTGAAATCAGTGATTGTAATGCCGGAGGATGCACCGGAGATCACCCGAAACGAGTGCGCAATTACCGGCGCAGATCTTTTCCTGGTGAATGGTCTTATCAGCGACGCCGGCAAGATCGTAGCCCGTGCAGTTAAAAACTATGGATGGTTTGATGTTTCCACTTTAAAAGAGCCATATCGTATTGAAGGCAAAAAGACCATGGGATTGGAGATTGCAGAGCAATTCAACTGGGAAGTACCCGACGTTATTCTTTACCCCACTGGTGGTGGGGTAGGCATTATAGGTATATACAAAGCACTAAAGGAATTACAGGCTATGGGTTGGATTGGGGAAAAAATGCCGCGACTGGTTGCTGTACAAGCTACAGGTTGTGCACCAATTGTTCAGGCATGGAAAGAAAAGAAAACGGAGTCTGAATTCTGGCAGGATGCTAATACCTGTGCCTTTGGAATTACAGTACCTAAAGCATTGGGTGATTTTATGGTATTAGATGCTGTATATAAAACAGATGGCTGTGCCATTGCCATTGCAGATGACCAAATTTTACAGGCACAGGCAGAGCTGGCAGCGAAAGAAGGAGCCTTCGTTTGTCCTGAAGGTGCCTCCTTATACTCCGCAGCTAAAAAGCTTAAAGAAGAGGGCTGGCTGAAGACAGAGGAAAAAGTTGTTCTATTAAATACCGGTACAGGTTTGAAATACCCGGAGACAGTAAATGTTAAGGTACCTGTGTTACAGCCTGACGAAGACATTCCCCAAAACTAA